Proteins from one Cellulosilyticum lentocellum DSM 5427 genomic window:
- a CDS encoding D-alanine--D-alanine ligase: MKVGIIMGGISSEKEVSLKSGEEVLKHINKTKYEAIPIVLHSKKEAIDKLSGIDFAFLALHGRFGEDGTIQALLETLDIPYSGCRVLTSALCMNKHLTKKLLASENITTPKGILIKASEPLNSSITSTLNYPLIVKPNTGGSSIGTCKVENKTDLLSAIDEAFKYDEELLIEEYIAGEEITSFVLDGEVFPTVCIKPRFGQFFDYNSKYTINGALEEIALLPSILQDKVTQIAEKIWALFNCKSYCRIDFIIKNETIYVLEINTLPGLTETSLIPQSAKAKGIDFTTLIDAIIRTSMI; this comes from the coding sequence ATGAAAGTCGGCATTATAATGGGCGGAATCTCTTCAGAGAAGGAAGTCTCCCTTAAAAGTGGTGAAGAAGTATTAAAGCATATTAATAAAACTAAATATGAGGCTATTCCTATTGTACTTCATTCAAAAAAAGAGGCTATAGATAAGCTCAGTGGCATCGATTTTGCCTTTTTAGCACTACATGGTCGCTTTGGAGAAGATGGCACTATTCAAGCTCTTTTAGAAACCTTAGATATTCCTTATAGTGGCTGCCGCGTCTTAACGAGTGCACTATGTATGAATAAACATTTAACTAAAAAACTTCTTGCTTCAGAAAATATCACTACACCTAAAGGTATACTCATTAAAGCCAGTGAACCATTAAATTCAAGTATAACGAGCACCTTAAACTACCCGCTTATTGTTAAACCTAATACTGGCGGTTCTAGCATTGGAACCTGTAAAGTAGAAAATAAAACTGATTTATTGTCAGCTATCGATGAAGCCTTCAAATATGATGAAGAACTATTGATTGAAGAATATATAGCCGGTGAAGAAATTACTTCTTTTGTCTTAGATGGTGAAGTCTTTCCTACGGTTTGTATTAAACCTCGGTTTGGTCAGTTTTTTGATTATAATTCTAAATATACTATTAATGGTGCTCTTGAAGAAATTGCGCTCCTACCTTCAATCCTTCAAGATAAGGTGACACAGATTGCAGAAAAAATATGGGCTTTATTTAACTGTAAAAGCTATTGCCGAATTGATTTCATTATTAAAAACGAAACTATCTATGTGTTAGAAATTAACACACTTCCCGGCCTCACAGAAACAAGCTTGATTCCTCAAAGTGCTAAGGCTAAAGGAATAGATTTTACCACGCTTATTGACGCTATCATTAGAACTTCTATGATTTAG
- a CDS encoding putative immunity protein, which produces MPKPRKMLGSVDSPYIISLMNLIETQSKTTIAKWCIDYAEEHILSIYKKAYPNDNRLRDAINASNDWLDGKVKLPMVKKLILEARAAAREAEENPAAQAAARAVAQAATTIHTTTQSLSLAFYGCAAIAYDRVGIDEKAEVYEQIASEECTKMEAALRAIAVENEKNPAKINWYC; this is translated from the coding sequence ATGCCTAAACCACGAAAAATGCTTGGAAGTGTGGATTCACCCTATATTATTTCTCTTATGAATCTCATTGAAACACAAAGTAAGACCACTATTGCCAAGTGGTGTATCGATTATGCTGAAGAACATATACTCTCTATTTATAAAAAAGCTTATCCAAACGATAATCGTTTACGAGATGCGATAAATGCCTCAAATGACTGGCTTGATGGTAAAGTTAAATTACCCATGGTTAAGAAACTAATCTTAGAGGCTCGTGCAGCAGCAAGAGAAGCAGAAGAAAATCCAGCGGCACAAGCAGCTGCTAGGGCTGTTGCACAGGCAGCAACTACAATACATACAACGACTCAGTCATTGAGTCTTGCATTTTATGGTTGTGCGGCTATTGCATATGATCGTGTTGGTATTGATGAGAAGGCAGAGGTTTATGAGCAAATTGCTTCTGAGGAATGTACTAAAATGGAAGCAGCATTGCGTGCTATTGCTGTAGAAAATGAGAAAAATCCAGCTAAAATTAATTGGTATTGTTAA
- a CDS encoding helix-turn-helix transcriptional regulator, translating to MENFYLCSHLALCAINKNNHVFLSMGHTIPHPLEQSLSKETLATLQERLSQDSLIHHVLEDGRTFTICAINPKYLELGCFVIGPYTTDIHLKNVLPFKPAHCMVHLIDLLYAIGSSFTQTHEEVEEEYNYHVSKAKDYIEIHYAEPITLDALASYLGLHKSYFCTIFKKATKQSFCSYTNMVRVEKSKDLLKEGTDSILEIALSVGFSSASYFNTTFKKLVGMTPIEYRNQNI from the coding sequence ATGGAAAATTTTTATTTATGTAGTCATTTAGCTTTATGTGCCATCAATAAGAATAATCATGTATTTCTGAGTATGGGGCATACTATTCCTCATCCTTTAGAACAAAGTCTTTCAAAAGAAACTCTGGCCACTTTACAAGAACGCTTATCTCAAGATTCTCTGATTCATCATGTTCTAGAAGATGGCAGAACCTTTACCATCTGTGCTATTAACCCCAAGTATTTAGAACTTGGATGCTTTGTAATTGGCCCTTATACAACGGATATTCATTTAAAAAATGTCCTTCCCTTTAAACCTGCTCATTGTATGGTGCATCTTATTGATTTACTCTATGCCATTGGTAGTTCGTTTACCCAAACCCACGAAGAAGTGGAGGAAGAATATAACTATCATGTTTCTAAAGCTAAAGACTATATTGAAATACATTATGCTGAACCTATTACGCTAGATGCCTTAGCATCTTATCTAGGTCTTCACAAAAGTTACTTTTGTACTATTTTTAAAAAAGCTACCAAGCAATCTTTTTGTAGCTACACTAATATGGTACGAGTAGAAAAAAGTAAAGACCTTTTAAAAGAAGGAACAGATTCAATTTTAGAAATTGCTTTATCTGTGGGTTTTAGTAGTGCGAGCTATTTCAATACTACTTTTAAGAAACTAGTGGGCATGACACCCATTGAATACCGTAATCAAAATATATAA
- a CDS encoding ABC transporter permease, giving the protein MEKYIKKRYLTVLLIGLSIGSLFVGVSSLHINDLLALKPDKVQLLLISRLPRLIAIIVAGVGLSVSGLIMQQISRNKFVSPTTAATTDFAKLGVLVSMMWLGSTSQMTRMIVAFIFALGGTLVFMTMMRRIQLKNIIFVPLVGMMLGKVIGSITAYFSYKYDLVQNITSFMEGNLSVIMSGNYEMLYLSIPVVIIGFLYANQFTIVGMGEDFAANLGLNYKAVMNIGLGIVAMITAVTLITVGNIPFLGLIIPNLVTLYMGDHLKNALYHTALIGPIFLLICDILGRLIIYPFEVSIGMMVGVIGGVIFLVMILRRAEYAG; this is encoded by the coding sequence GTGGAGAAGTATATTAAGAAACGCTATTTGACTGTGCTACTTATTGGACTTTCAATAGGTTCATTATTTGTAGGGGTAAGTAGTCTTCATATAAATGATTTATTAGCTTTAAAACCAGACAAAGTACAGCTCTTGCTTATAAGTCGATTGCCTAGACTCATTGCTATTATTGTAGCTGGAGTGGGATTAAGTGTAAGTGGGCTTATTATGCAACAGATTAGTAGAAATAAATTTGTATCACCTACTACAGCAGCTACTACGGACTTTGCTAAATTAGGAGTGCTTGTTAGTATGATGTGGCTAGGTAGTACGAGCCAAATGACCAGGATGATAGTTGCTTTTATATTTGCATTAGGTGGTACGTTAGTTTTTATGACGATGATGAGACGTATTCAACTTAAAAACATCATTTTTGTACCTTTAGTTGGAATGATGCTAGGTAAAGTAATAGGCTCTATTACGGCTTATTTTTCATATAAATATGATTTAGTACAAAATATCACTTCTTTTATGGAAGGTAATTTATCTGTGATTATGTCAGGTAACTATGAGATGCTATATTTAAGCATTCCGGTGGTAATAATAGGTTTTCTTTATGCCAATCAATTTACTATTGTAGGTATGGGTGAAGATTTTGCTGCTAATTTAGGTCTTAATTATAAGGCGGTTATGAATATTGGACTTGGTATTGTAGCGATGATTACGGCAGTCACTTTGATTACGGTTGGGAATATCCCTTTTCTAGGACTTATTATTCCCAACTTAGTTACCTTATATATGGGAGATCACTTAAAAAATGCACTTTATCATACCGCACTTATAGGACCTATCTTTTTGCTAATATGTGATATATTAGGACGACTTATTATTTATCCATTTGAGGTTTCCATTGGCATGATGGTAGGGGTTATTGGTGGTGTGATCTTCTTGGTGATGATTTTAAGGAGGGCAGAATATGCAGGGTAA
- a CDS encoding iron chelate uptake ABC transporter family permease subunit, whose product MQGKMIKADRRRILLLVILSIILMAAFLLIGLSPKSFSYALGRRIPKLYAIVLVGGAIGFSSLIFQTVTNNHILTPSILGLDSLYMLVNTVIVFALGATSKWITNAKLHFGLTLVLMLIVSVLFYKIVFKNKSGNIFYLLLVGVVVGTLFESFTTFMQVLTDPTDFLTIQDKSQASFNQINTAVLGAATLLIGGAFLYSFKFLKVLDVMALGRDQAINLGVDYEKTVRRMLVVVVLLTAAATALVGPITFLGLLVVNIARYFIKSYQHKHLTIAIWLLSIVALVGGQLIAERVLNFGVSVGIIINFVGGVYFIYLLMKGRAR is encoded by the coding sequence ATGCAGGGTAAGATGATCAAAGCAGACCGAAGAAGAATACTGCTTCTAGTGATTTTAAGTATCATTTTGATGGCTGCCTTTTTATTGATAGGACTTTCTCCAAAAAGTTTTTCTTATGCACTAGGTAGAAGAATTCCTAAGCTTTATGCCATTGTGTTAGTAGGTGGTGCCATTGGTTTTTCTTCTCTTATTTTTCAAACAGTAACAAACAATCATATTTTAACACCTAGTATATTAGGATTAGATTCTTTATATATGTTAGTTAATACCGTTATTGTTTTTGCGTTAGGAGCAACTAGCAAATGGATTACTAATGCAAAACTTCATTTTGGATTGACACTTGTTTTAATGTTAATTGTTTCTGTTTTATTCTATAAAATTGTATTTAAAAATAAAAGTGGTAATATTTTTTACTTGCTCTTAGTAGGTGTTGTAGTAGGGACTTTGTTTGAAAGCTTTACGACCTTCATGCAAGTTTTAACAGATCCAACAGACTTTTTAACTATTCAAGATAAATCACAGGCTAGTTTTAATCAAATTAACACAGCAGTATTAGGAGCAGCAACACTTTTAATAGGAGGTGCTTTCCTTTACAGTTTTAAGTTTCTAAAAGTATTAGACGTTATGGCACTTGGCAGAGATCAAGCGATTAACTTAGGTGTAGATTATGAAAAAACAGTAAGGCGAATGCTCGTTGTAGTGGTACTCTTGACAGCAGCAGCAACAGCATTAGTAGGTCCCATTACTTTCCTAGGTTTATTGGTTGTTAATATTGCTAGGTATTTTATTAAGTCCTACCAGCATAAACACTTAACAATAGCTATTTGGCTCTTAAGTATTGTCGCTCTTGTAGGTGGTCAACTGATAGCGGAGCGTGTTTTAAACTTTGGTGTAAGCGTAGGAATTATTATTAACTTTGTTGGCGGTGTTTATTTTATCTATTTATTAATGAAAGGACGTGCGAGATGA
- a CDS encoding iron ABC transporter ATP-binding protein, producing the protein MIHVKNISKAYSGKKVVDDVSINIPQGKITSFIGPNGAGKSTVLSIMSRLMKRDSGLVMIDGKDVLEWDQKELAKKLAILKQTNHINMRLTIRELVSFGRFPHSGGNLNEEDERQIDEALGYMQLTDLQHRYLDELSGGQRQRAYIAMVIAQNSEYILLDEPLNNLDMKHSAEIMKILRKLVDELGKTVIIVIHDINFASCYSDYIVALKNGIVEKEGYTEDIIRAGVLEGIYDMPFHVQSINNQNICVYF; encoded by the coding sequence ATGATTCATGTAAAGAATATTTCAAAAGCCTATAGTGGGAAAAAGGTAGTAGATGATGTATCTATTAATATTCCACAAGGTAAGATTACCTCCTTCATTGGTCCAAATGGAGCTGGAAAAAGTACAGTTCTTTCTATTATGAGTAGACTGATGAAGAGAGATAGCGGCTTAGTTATGATAGATGGTAAAGATGTTTTAGAATGGGATCAAAAAGAACTAGCAAAAAAGCTAGCTATCTTAAAACAAACTAACCATATTAATATGCGTCTTACTATTCGTGAGCTTGTGAGCTTTGGTAGATTTCCACATTCAGGAGGAAATCTAAACGAAGAAGATGAAAGACAAATTGATGAAGCACTAGGATATATGCAGCTCACTGATCTTCAGCACCGTTATTTAGATGAGCTAAGTGGTGGTCAAAGACAAAGAGCATACATTGCCATGGTTATAGCACAAAATAGTGAATATATATTACTAGATGAACCACTTAACAATTTAGATATGAAACATTCTGCAGAGATCATGAAGATCTTAAGAAAGCTAGTTGATGAGTTGGGGAAAACTGTTATCATTGTTATTCATGATATTAACTTTGCTTCTTGCTACTCAGATTATATTGTGGCACTTAAAAATGGGATAGTAGAAAAAGAAGGTTACACAGAAGATATTATTAGGGCAGGTGTTTTAGAAGGAATTTATGACATGCCATTTCATGTACAAAGCATTAATAATCAGAATATCTGTGTGTATTTTTAA
- a CDS encoding siderophore ABC transporter substrate-binding protein: protein MSKKLLLTLMTAAAITITGCGQTTTNEGTGAVNTEAPVNTEASATPEEGQEATTVKVVHALGETEAPKNPKNIVVLELGILDALDALEITPAGLPLSGSLPSYLAHLEDESLYTNVGSLKELDMEKIYEIEPELIIIGGRQADYYEELSKIAPTVNLAVDNADYLTSFETNMNYLGEIFDKEEEVTAKVKEIKDAVAEVSAKAAEKDVNALIALANGDAFSVYGKGSRFGIIHNEFGIKPVDETIEVSTHGQNASFEYILEQNPDYLFVVDRSAVVAGEGSAPALFDNELIKKTAASENDRIIYLDPTVWYTAGGGFTSTMTMVNEIAAAIEK, encoded by the coding sequence ATGAGTAAGAAATTATTATTAACACTAATGACAGCAGCAGCTATTACTATAACAGGTTGTGGCCAAACTACTACAAATGAAGGTACTGGAGCAGTCAATACAGAAGCACCAGTGAACACAGAAGCATCAGCAACGCCAGAAGAAGGCCAAGAAGCAACAACAGTTAAGGTGGTTCATGCTTTAGGTGAAACAGAAGCACCAAAGAATCCAAAAAATATTGTGGTACTTGAATTAGGGATTTTAGATGCATTAGATGCTCTAGAGATTACACCAGCAGGTTTACCTCTAAGTGGAAGTTTACCAAGCTACTTAGCACACCTAGAAGATGAAAGTCTTTATACAAATGTAGGTTCACTTAAAGAATTAGATATGGAAAAGATTTATGAAATAGAACCAGAGCTTATTATTATTGGTGGCAGACAAGCAGATTACTATGAAGAGCTTAGTAAAATTGCACCAACTGTTAATTTGGCAGTAGACAATGCAGATTACCTGACTTCTTTTGAAACAAATATGAATTATTTAGGTGAAATCTTCGATAAGGAAGAAGAAGTAACAGCAAAAGTAAAAGAAATTAAAGATGCAGTGGCAGAAGTATCAGCCAAAGCGGCAGAAAAAGATGTTAATGCTTTAATAGCTTTAGCTAATGGTGATGCTTTTAGTGTTTATGGAAAAGGTTCTAGATTTGGTATCATTCATAATGAATTTGGTATTAAACCAGTAGATGAAACAATTGAAGTATCTACTCATGGTCAAAATGCTTCCTTCGAATATATTTTAGAGCAAAATCCAGACTACTTATTTGTAGTAGACCGTAGTGCTGTTGTAGCAGGAGAAGGGTCAGCCCCAGCACTATTTGATAATGAACTTATTAAAAAGACAGCAGCAAGTGAAAATGATCGTATCATTTATCTTGATCCAACTGTATGGTATACAGCTGGTGGGGGCTTCACATCGACAATGACTATGGTAAATGAAATTGCAGCGGCGATAGAAAAATAA
- a CDS encoding methyl-accepting chemotaxis protein, protein MRRGQRLGTNSKKRQLTFQTRKKQSFKPTSTIRRNLSIKTRLIVFCLCISLMAVFILGGIYSNVAKSALRHNSIQLSTELVKQSVLNVENFVSSIEQAVDGIAVTQLSDSGLVENYFSTDLGTQVKAKNEIQAQLLRINALNSDLDEILFLSQNGNVTKRSDYFSTEEFSSFIEEDKVNTFSWITHMNLPGDKVLLTNNYKIPKKGANTYTLAVVVNLANIKAAIQEMKMIDGATIYLADQNQKILFCSKEEQTIIPEDITQIASGITEAMSEPINGRLVTCAPINNGWQFIVEVPMNSLTSELESANILLALLIIGIIILTFIIGNIFARSFSKPILKLVNLMQKAEKGDFTVQVSGYKKDEVGQLCHSFNEMMRQTGELLKQTQHVVTDTLESGHSLQNTIFETVNNIEQLTTGISDLAEGTMKQAQDTQKTNGSMNELAQHIYMVKQKTSDIIASTVGATTMIEKASNTMKALNTTMSDSLNVAEEIGLSMNALNILNKNINHIMQMVENISEETNLLALNASIEAARAGEAGKGFSVVAKEVRRLADQSKQSVGEVRQTLATMENHMSETLSLVEESRVTFNTQEKVVKETYEVFYSIIDILQHMSNELLQVGTQVDSMEGTKVNVMQQVGRIRDVTQEAAATTQEVNSLSIHQQESMNQLTVFSEALIERMEKLNHTIQAFKVTEK, encoded by the coding sequence ATGAGAAGAGGTCAGAGGTTAGGAACTAATTCAAAAAAAAGGCAGTTAACCTTTCAAACTAGAAAGAAACAATCATTTAAGCCAACTAGTACAATAAGAAGAAACTTATCTATTAAAACGAGGCTCATAGTATTTTGCTTGTGTATATCTTTAATGGCAGTGTTTATACTTGGGGGTATATACAGCAATGTGGCGAAATCAGCTTTAAGACATAATAGTATACAGCTTAGTACAGAACTCGTTAAACAATCAGTTTTAAATGTAGAGAACTTTGTGTCAAGCATAGAGCAAGCAGTAGATGGGATAGCAGTAACTCAGTTAAGTGACAGTGGATTAGTGGAAAATTATTTTAGCACAGATCTAGGAACACAAGTAAAAGCAAAAAATGAGATTCAAGCACAATTGCTTAGAATAAACGCCCTAAATAGTGACTTAGATGAGATTTTATTTTTGTCCCAGAATGGAAACGTTACCAAAAGAAGCGATTACTTTTCAACAGAAGAGTTCAGCAGTTTTATTGAAGAAGATAAGGTGAACACATTTTCATGGATAACTCATATGAATTTACCAGGAGATAAGGTGTTACTTACAAATAACTATAAGATTCCTAAAAAAGGTGCTAATACCTATACATTAGCTGTAGTTGTTAATCTGGCCAATATTAAAGCTGCTATACAAGAGATGAAAATGATAGATGGTGCGACTATTTATTTAGCTGATCAAAATCAAAAAATCTTATTTTGTAGTAAAGAAGAACAGACCATCATTCCCGAAGATATTACTCAGATAGCATCGGGTATAACAGAGGCCATGAGTGAGCCGATTAATGGTCGTTTAGTAACTTGTGCACCGATTAATAATGGTTGGCAATTCATTGTAGAAGTTCCTATGAATTCGCTTACTTCAGAGTTAGAGTCAGCTAATATTTTATTAGCATTACTTATAATAGGCATTATTATATTAACTTTTATCATAGGTAATATTTTTGCTAGAAGCTTTTCAAAGCCAATCCTTAAGCTTGTTAATTTAATGCAGAAAGCCGAGAAAGGTGATTTTACTGTACAAGTGAGTGGTTATAAAAAGGATGAAGTAGGACAACTGTGTCATAGTTTTAATGAAATGATGCGTCAGACTGGCGAACTTTTAAAGCAAACGCAGCATGTTGTAACAGATACCCTAGAAAGTGGTCATTCTTTACAAAATACAATCTTTGAGACAGTTAATAACATTGAGCAGCTTACAACAGGCATTTCAGATTTAGCAGAAGGGACTATGAAACAAGCTCAAGATACTCAAAAAACCAATGGTTCTATGAATGAGTTAGCTCAGCATATCTATATGGTTAAGCAGAAAACATCAGATATTATAGCTAGTACAGTAGGGGCAACTACCATGATAGAAAAAGCTTCTAACACTATGAAAGCTCTAAATACTACGATGTCAGATTCATTAAATGTGGCAGAAGAAATTGGGCTTAGTATGAATGCACTTAATATACTTAATAAAAATATCAATCATATTATGCAGATGGTAGAAAATATCAGTGAGGAAACTAATTTACTTGCTTTAAATGCTTCTATTGAAGCAGCCAGAGCCGGAGAAGCTGGGAAAGGTTTTTCTGTAGTGGCGAAGGAAGTAAGAAGATTAGCAGATCAGTCCAAGCAATCTGTAGGTGAAGTAAGACAGACACTAGCAACTATGGAAAATCATATGTCAGAGACTTTAAGCTTAGTAGAGGAATCCAGAGTTACCTTTAATACACAAGAAAAAGTGGTTAAAGAAACCTATGAGGTATTCTATAGTATTATTGATATTTTACAACATATGAGTAATGAACTTTTACAAGTTGGTACCCAAGTAGATAGTATGGAAGGCACAAAAGTAAATGTGATGCAGCAGGTAGGACGTATTAGGGATGTTACTCAGGAAGCAGCAGCCACTACACAAGAAGTGAATAGCCTAAGTATACATCAGCAAGAAAGTATGAATCAGTTAACTGTTTTCTCAGAAGCCTTAATAGAACGTATGGAAAAGCTTAATCATACCATACAAGCCTTCAAGGTTACAGAAAAATAA
- a CDS encoding DUF4870 domain-containing protein, translated as MSKGSYSPHQSSIANMDANIMAILTYALPVIAAYLPIVWRIAWLIPILIFFMEKKSNLVKFHAMQSVVLYVVRVIVISILHVIPLLGGLASFIVGIIFTLIAIVAVIGAFNYEEFRIPFIGDFVARLIK; from the coding sequence ATGTCTAAAGGAAGTTATAGTCCTCATCAATCAAGTATTGCCAACATGGATGCCAACATAATGGCCATTCTTACTTATGCTCTCCCTGTAATTGCTGCTTACTTACCAATCGTTTGGAGAATAGCTTGGCTCATTCCTATCCTTATTTTCTTTATGGAAAAGAAAAGTAACCTTGTTAAATTCCACGCTATGCAATCTGTTGTCCTTTATGTGGTTAGGGTGATTGTCATCAGCATCTTACATGTTATTCCACTCTTAGGTGGTTTAGCTAGTTTTATCGTAGGCATTATCTTTACTTTAATTGCCATCGTTGCCGTTATTGGAGCTTTCAATTATGAAGAGTTCCGTATTCCTTTTATCGGGGATTTTGTGGCACGATTAATTAAATAA
- a CDS encoding glycosyl hydrolase family 18 protein encodes MRKYKKWLVSFLLGTFLVTTSYGGTVIQNPVMQKESFINRLQTLEVNYKETAQIKGNLTREEAAVYLVKALGLSGIAKDYEEQKLFKDVTTHQGEINLVKTLGLMNGTGSETFGPKIGLSVSAAESILSRLEALIKADMQFEHAFYAISSSSQMALIKNYDAISFGWSEVIVDANKQFSVVTDGIGDFKVPSGFEVPLDEAKANGVATYLMVYYEDQGGQIRELLNDSTRRAEMIRSLVNLTKKIEKDDIERGFDGLTIDFEQLRSADLKAPYVTFLKELKIALAAEGKSLMVAVQPTTYFKGYDYKGIGEVADRVILMAHDYGAKSLNVNEQKQGIVMTPMTPIDEVYATLREAATAVADKSKLVLQISFASTQWQMKNQEVIHTFAYTPTYTQIETRLNTPGTVSYYDEIAQNPYAIYEVDGVRNIIWYENTRSIEAKEDLAKLLGIRGISYWRLGTIPDSYLASINLY; translated from the coding sequence ATGAGAAAATATAAGAAATGGCTAGTGAGTTTTTTATTAGGAACATTTTTGGTAACAACAAGCTATGGTGGTACTGTTATCCAAAATCCTGTGATGCAAAAAGAGTCTTTTATAAACCGCTTACAAACGTTAGAGGTTAATTATAAAGAAACAGCTCAGATAAAAGGAAATCTAACAAGAGAAGAAGCAGCTGTATATCTTGTAAAAGCTTTAGGCCTATCGGGTATTGCTAAAGACTATGAAGAGCAAAAGTTATTTAAGGATGTTACAACTCATCAAGGAGAAATTAATTTAGTTAAGACACTAGGTCTAATGAATGGAACAGGAAGTGAGACCTTCGGGCCTAAAATAGGATTAAGCGTCTCAGCAGCTGAAAGTATATTAAGCCGTTTAGAAGCACTTATTAAAGCAGATATGCAGTTTGAACATGCTTTTTATGCCATTAGTTCTAGTAGCCAAATGGCACTTATTAAAAATTATGATGCGATTAGTTTTGGATGGTCAGAAGTTATTGTAGATGCCAACAAGCAATTTTCTGTAGTAACGGATGGAATAGGCGATTTTAAAGTCCCTTCAGGATTTGAAGTACCTTTAGACGAAGCAAAAGCTAATGGTGTAGCGACCTACTTAATGGTTTATTACGAAGACCAAGGTGGACAAATAAGAGAATTACTTAATGATTCCACCCGAAGAGCTGAAATGATTAGGTCATTAGTTAACTTAACAAAGAAGATTGAAAAAGATGATATAGAAAGAGGTTTTGATGGTTTAACTATTGACTTTGAACAGCTACGAAGTGCAGATTTAAAAGCACCTTATGTGACTTTCTTAAAAGAGCTAAAAATAGCATTAGCAGCAGAAGGAAAGAGTTTAATGGTGGCTGTTCAACCCACTACTTATTTTAAAGGCTATGATTATAAAGGCATTGGAGAAGTAGCAGATCGTGTCATTTTAATGGCACATGATTATGGAGCTAAAAGCTTAAATGTTAATGAACAAAAGCAAGGAATAGTAATGACACCTATGACACCTATTGATGAAGTTTATGCTACCTTAAGGGAAGCAGCTACAGCAGTTGCAGATAAAAGTAAGCTAGTACTTCAAATTAGTTTTGCCAGTACGCAGTGGCAAATGAAAAATCAAGAGGTTATTCACACATTTGCCTATACACCTACATATACTCAGATTGAAACACGTTTAAATACACCAGGAACAGTCAGCTATTATGATGAAATAGCTCAAAATCCTTATGCTATTTATGAAGTAGATGGTGTTAGAAATATCATTTGGTATGAAAATACAAGAAGTATCGAAGCTAAAGAAGATTTAGCAAAGCTACTAGGCATCAGGGGCATTTCTTATTGGCGCCTAGGCACCATACCAGATAGCTATTTAGCTAGTATAAATTTATATTGA
- a CDS encoding tyrosine-type recombinase/integrase: MGKRIQMTKNDGVKTLKELYDDFEKNCRIRNLSSETIKYYQNCYHILCNYKPEVYLDEINNEFVRDYILYLQQTMKPTSVNCQLRGLRSICNHAFDLGLMPKLIIKQLKYDKEVRETYTEEQIKKLIKKPNLKKCGFVEYRNWVIVSWFIATGNRIGTVLEIKIKDVDLANQLVVLRHNKNRNQNIIPLCSSICKILSEYLQYRKGEADDYLFCAMDGSRLSKRSLQCSIQKYNRDRGVSIASCHAFRRYFAKQCVLNGVDIFTLQKLGNWKSLDVVKNYINIYATDIKNYDSFNPFQTLYSDNNRLKMTK; the protein is encoded by the coding sequence ATGGGAAAAAGAATACAAATGACTAAAAATGATGGGGTGAAAACTTTAAAAGAGTTGTATGATGACTTTGAAAAAAATTGTAGGATTAGAAACTTATCATCAGAAACAATCAAGTATTATCAAAACTGTTATCACATCTTGTGTAATTACAAGCCAGAAGTTTATCTTGATGAAATCAACAATGAATTTGTAAGGGATTATATCTTGTATTTACAACAAACTATGAAGCCAACAAGTGTTAATTGTCAGCTTAGAGGGTTACGTTCAATTTGCAATCATGCTTTTGATTTAGGCTTAATGCCAAAGCTTATAATTAAGCAATTGAAGTATGATAAAGAGGTTAGAGAAACTTATACAGAGGAACAAATCAAAAAGTTAATCAAGAAACCTAATTTAAAAAAGTGTGGCTTTGTAGAATATCGGAATTGGGTGATTGTTAGCTGGTTCATTGCCACAGGAAATAGAATAGGTACTGTTTTAGAAATAAAAATTAAAGATGTTGATTTAGCAAATCAATTAGTTGTGCTTAGACATAACAAAAATAGAAATCAGAATATCATTCCTTTATGTTCGTCTATTTGTAAAATACTATCAGAATACCTTCAATATCGTAAGGGAGAAGCTGATGATTATTTATTTTGTGCTATGGATGGAAGTAGGCTATCTAAAAGAAGTTTACAATGCAGTATACAAAAATATAATAGGGACAGGGGTGTAAGTATAGCATCATGTCATGCTTTTAGGAGATACTTTGCAAAGCAATGCGTATTGAATGGTGTAGATATATTTACCTTGCAGAAGCTAGGCAACTGGAAGAGTTTAGACGTAGTTAAAAATTATATTAATATATATGCTACTGATATTAAAAATTACGATTCATTTAACCCATTTCAAACCTTGTATTCTGATAATAACAGGCTAAAAATGACTAAATAG